From a single Paenibacillus sp. FSL R5-0345 genomic region:
- a CDS encoding SWIM zinc finger family protein: MQPTYTMDDTQWSKLIQNVAYYFDDLTLKRGFQYYKQSRIRSFTMTEPSKINALVEGREDYRVTIDLDSFTRCHCNCPVSGHCKHMAAVLLSFAEQQNRSVQVLANAKAASFLPKTSSSSPIGADGKHQQQLKEHASRIAEGGLTEWREYFAICITPLAHTTRNPEYVDRALSSITKSKPNLSPELDKLFTLHAHLFLLEKLAKPSANLPGQVAFTASLGYYTQVAVSELQEAITRLLKSTLPLSPEQEQEYDLWPHIVETLSYLRREMLTESRDRLRDQPSFSLCYDLLWRNWIYPNTGGTKLYLDEIKQLQQAEGELGASLSRHAWLLAQSRMYFYLKKDPQAWELLNKAAERPGLHPDELMSFTSPLLDAGEWSRLVSWLVQIGPLLSSRLYNLNNYSNSWEEAVRHLPEAEPQMWNTLATMLPISGEVYEEKLITYEKWHIWMDYQLSIGKQPSEFRVTDLQPMEKNAPEVLLPFYHQAAERFVLDKNRHSYKAAVKLLKRLSKLYKKMKQEERWEEFLIAFTTRHSRLRALQEELRKGKLIP, from the coding sequence ATGCAACCAACCTATACTATGGATGATACGCAGTGGAGTAAGCTCATCCAGAATGTCGCCTATTATTTCGATGACCTTACCCTCAAACGGGGGTTCCAATATTATAAGCAAAGCCGGATTCGTTCGTTCACTATGACGGAGCCATCTAAGATCAATGCACTTGTTGAAGGTAGAGAGGATTACCGCGTTACGATTGATCTGGACAGCTTCACTCGGTGTCATTGCAACTGCCCTGTTTCAGGTCATTGCAAGCATATGGCAGCCGTACTGCTCAGTTTTGCCGAACAACAGAATAGATCTGTACAAGTTCTAGCTAACGCCAAGGCTGCGTCCTTTCTCCCAAAAACATCGAGTAGCTCCCCTATCGGAGCAGATGGAAAACACCAGCAACAGCTAAAAGAGCATGCCAGCCGGATCGCTGAGGGAGGCCTCACGGAGTGGCGAGAGTATTTTGCAATCTGCATTACCCCTCTGGCACATACCACTCGCAATCCTGAATATGTGGATCGTGCGTTATCTTCCATTACTAAATCCAAGCCGAATTTATCTCCGGAATTGGACAAGCTATTCACTCTGCATGCCCATCTTTTTCTTTTAGAAAAGCTAGCTAAGCCTTCCGCCAATCTACCGGGTCAGGTCGCCTTCACTGCATCACTCGGATATTACACGCAAGTAGCGGTCTCTGAGCTACAGGAAGCAATCACACGTCTGTTAAAAAGCACACTCCCGCTGTCTCCCGAGCAAGAGCAGGAATACGATCTGTGGCCGCATATCGTCGAGACCCTCTCCTACTTGCGGCGTGAGATGTTGACGGAGTCGCGCGATCGTTTGCGGGATCAGCCCTCTTTTTCACTTTGCTATGACTTGCTGTGGAGAAACTGGATCTACCCGAATACGGGTGGAACTAAGCTTTATCTAGATGAAATCAAACAGCTTCAGCAAGCAGAAGGTGAATTAGGCGCTTCCCTGTCACGTCATGCATGGCTGTTGGCCCAGAGCCGCATGTATTTTTATCTGAAGAAGGACCCACAAGCTTGGGAATTGCTGAATAAGGCTGCCGAGCGTCCGGGTCTCCATCCCGATGAGCTTATGAGCTTCACCTCTCCACTTCTGGATGCAGGTGAGTGGTCACGCTTGGTGAGTTGGCTTGTTCAGATCGGCCCACTGCTAAGCAGCAGGCTCTATAATTTGAATAACTATTCGAATAGCTGGGAAGAGGCTGTTCGCCACCTTCCTGAAGCTGAACCGCAGATGTGGAATACATTAGCCACTATGCTACCTATCTCTGGCGAAGTATACGAAGAGAAGCTAATTACCTATGAAAAATGGCATATATGGATGGATTATCAACTGTCCATCGGTAAACAGCCTTCTGAATTTCGTGTTACAGACCTCCAGCCTATGGAGAAAAATGCACCCGAAGTTCTACTCCCCTTCTATCATCAGGCCGCTGAAAGATTTGTGCTGGATAAAAATAGACATAGCTACAAGGCAGCTGTGAAACTTTTGAAGCGATTATCCAAGCTGTATAAAAAAATGAAACAAGAAGAACGGTGGGAAGAGTTCCTTATTGCCTTCACTACTAGGCACAGCAGACTTCGCGCGCTGCAAGAGGAGCTTCGGAAAGGAAAGCTAATACCATGA
- a CDS encoding DEAD/DEAH box helicase, whose amino-acid sequence MNMHLRTLTIRLALSQYGDALLYGMNEREDLVPGLQLKQRLFAWHEASFYGTELTVQPAGEGVELVILPAEQVIPFFAEQKLLSHIEWNWEGEAAHLTELAPLLAICLENKQYIPDISAYRTGRLQWTWDEGALALVAVENDTAKGALEALNGGSEFSRGLRAAFSAAVSQRYYSTEAAAGDLRSEFPLLFDRSGALAAGMDTAAWLIAIGWKADTAPFRPALQLLEPEGDESPWRLQLILQDKRDESALVPIRLADDGEPHGLWPTAWSAHVHERAAGWLERLRGSLPPERFAAGGDVLAEPLSDAIAWRFLTAESQRLLEAGWQVLLPAWWEAASRKKPRLRAKISSGEDKRSGGESLFGLDSIIDFDWRISIGDVDLTEAEFAELVARGERLVRFKGKWVSLDPALLAQIQRAMAGMDKSQGLSFQDVLQLHLLQASEEADAEATEEQLQEDAARLRLEVELNEHLISLIGQLGQRSQWPKPPVPAGLQAELRTYQHEGYAWLTFLRQFGLGACLADDMGLGKTVQLIAYLLHIKENTDPSSSRRQTDPPGWPALIICPTSVLGNWQKELQRFAPSLNVMLHYGSRRLDAGFFYGAASQADVVLTSYATAALDQELLKEFTWAAICLDEAQNIKNAQTKQSVAVRSFPALHRIALTGTPIENRLSELWSIYDFITPGYLGTAKAFNDRFSNAIEKERDEKRTADLQNLVKPFMLRRKKKDPNIQLDLPDKNEMKTYVHLTAEQAALYDQTVNGLLERMQKLEGIERKGAILGALTGLKQLCDHPMLVTKEALPETDSDNKLDTSQLINRSSKLERLLDMVKELREEDERCLIFTQYVGMGKMLQAVLQQELGEPVLYLNGSTSKQARDRMIEQFQTPAPSADERARRPEVSPSDQPNVFILSLKAGGVGLNLTAANHVFHFDRWWNPAVENQATDRAYRMGQTRDVQVHKFIALGTLEEKIDEMLESKQQLSDNVISSSEGWITELSTEALKDLFTLRRGLTD is encoded by the coding sequence ATGAACATGCATTTGCGCACGCTGACCATCCGGCTTGCATTAAGCCAGTATGGCGACGCTTTACTATATGGAATGAATGAAAGAGAAGATCTGGTGCCCGGTTTGCAGCTTAAGCAGCGGCTATTCGCCTGGCATGAGGCGTCTTTTTATGGTACGGAGTTAACGGTTCAACCGGCCGGTGAAGGTGTAGAGCTAGTAATTCTTCCTGCGGAGCAGGTCATCCCCTTCTTTGCAGAGCAGAAGCTGCTGTCGCATATCGAATGGAACTGGGAGGGCGAGGCGGCTCATCTGACTGAACTTGCACCACTTTTGGCTATATGTTTGGAGAACAAACAGTATATTCCCGATATCTCCGCTTACCGCACCGGGAGGTTGCAATGGACTTGGGATGAGGGAGCTCTTGCGCTGGTGGCAGTGGAGAATGACACTGCCAAGGGTGCCCTTGAGGCGCTAAATGGCGGCAGCGAATTTAGCCGCGGGCTACGCGCGGCGTTCTCCGCCGCCGTATCGCAGAGGTACTACAGCACGGAGGCCGCAGCAGGCGACCTCCGGAGCGAGTTCCCGCTTCTATTCGATAGAAGCGGGGCCCTTGCAGCGGGTATGGATACCGCTGCATGGCTTATCGCCATTGGCTGGAAGGCGGATACCGCGCCTTTCCGGCCCGCACTTCAGCTGCTGGAGCCGGAGGGGGATGAATCCCCTTGGCGGCTGCAGCTGATCCTCCAGGACAAGCGCGATGAATCCGCGCTTGTTCCCATCAGGCTCGCCGATGACGGCGAGCCGCACGGCTTGTGGCCGACAGCATGGTCGGCCCACGTGCATGAACGCGCCGCGGGATGGCTGGAGCGCCTCCGCGGCAGTCTACCGCCCGAGCGCTTCGCGGCGGGCGGCGACGTGCTGGCCGAACCGCTCAGCGATGCCATCGCTTGGCGGTTCTTGACGGCCGAGAGCCAGCGGCTGCTGGAAGCAGGCTGGCAAGTGCTGCTGCCGGCGTGGTGGGAAGCCGCCAGCCGGAAAAAACCACGCCTCCGCGCCAAGATCAGCTCCGGCGAGGACAAACGCAGCGGCGGCGAGTCGCTGTTCGGCCTCGATTCGATCATCGATTTCGATTGGCGAATCTCCATCGGCGACGTCGACCTCACCGAAGCTGAATTTGCCGAGCTAGTCGCAAGAGGTGAACGACTCGTGCGCTTCAAAGGCAAATGGGTCTCGCTCGATCCCGCGCTGCTGGCACAAATCCAAAGAGCCATGGCTGGAATGGATAAGTCACAAGGCTTGTCTTTCCAAGATGTGCTTCAGCTTCATTTGCTGCAAGCGAGTGAGGAAGCTGATGCTGAGGCTACAGAAGAGCAGCTTCAAGAGGATGCGGCGCGCCTGCGGCTCGAGGTAGAGCTAAACGAGCATTTGATCAGCCTCATTGGTCAGCTGGGCCAACGCTCACAGTGGCCGAAGCCTCCAGTGCCCGCAGGACTCCAGGCAGAGCTACGCACCTATCAACACGAAGGATATGCTTGGCTGACTTTCCTGCGTCAATTCGGTTTGGGGGCTTGTCTAGCCGATGATATGGGGCTTGGCAAGACCGTCCAACTCATCGCATATTTACTTCATATCAAAGAAAATACCGATCCTAGCTCATCTCGTCGCCAGACCGACCCGCCTGGCTGGCCTGCTCTAATCATCTGCCCTACCTCTGTACTTGGTAACTGGCAGAAGGAATTGCAGCGCTTCGCGCCTTCTCTGAATGTGATGCTTCACTACGGAAGTCGCCGTCTGGATGCAGGATTCTTCTATGGCGCTGCTTCGCAAGCGGACGTGGTACTTACCTCTTATGCGACTGCGGCCCTTGATCAGGAATTGCTAAAGGAATTCACTTGGGCGGCGATTTGCCTCGATGAAGCACAGAACATCAAGAATGCTCAAACGAAGCAGTCGGTAGCTGTGCGCAGCTTCCCGGCTTTACACCGGATTGCGCTAACAGGAACACCTATAGAGAACAGATTATCGGAGCTCTGGTCCATTTATGATTTTATAACCCCAGGTTATCTGGGCACCGCCAAAGCCTTTAACGACCGGTTCAGTAATGCCATTGAGAAGGAACGTGACGAGAAGCGTACGGCGGACCTACAGAATCTCGTGAAGCCGTTCATGCTTCGCCGCAAGAAAAAGGATCCTAATATCCAGCTCGATCTACCCGATAAAAATGAGATGAAGACTTATGTTCATCTGACAGCTGAACAAGCTGCGCTCTATGATCAGACCGTAAACGGACTGTTGGAACGTATGCAGAAGCTGGAAGGTATCGAGCGCAAAGGTGCCATCCTTGGAGCTTTAACCGGACTTAAACAGCTGTGTGATCACCCGATGCTCGTGACCAAGGAAGCCCTCCCTGAAACTGATTCAGACAACAAGCTGGACACTAGTCAACTCATTAACCGTTCCTCTAAACTCGAAAGACTGCTGGATATGGTGAAGGAGCTACGTGAAGAGGATGAGCGCTGTCTCATCTTTACGCAATATGTAGGGATGGGGAAAATGCTTCAAGCTGTTCTACAGCAGGAGCTGGGAGAGCCTGTCCTTTATTTGAACGGAAGCACCTCCAAACAGGCGCGTGACCGAATGATTGAGCAATTTCAGACGCCCGCCCCTTCTGCGGACGAAAGGGCCAGACGTCCAGAGGTGTCACCGTCTGATCAGCCGAATGTGTTCATCCTTTCACTCAAAGCTGGAGGTGTCGGTCTGAACTTAACTGCAGCCAACCACGTATTCCATTTCGATCGCTGGTGGAATCCAGCCGTTGAGAATCAGGCGACAGACCGTGCTTATCGGATGGGCCAGACACGTGATGTGCAGGTGCATAAATTCATCGCCCTCGGGACGCTCGAAGAAAAGATTGATGAGATGCTGGAGAGTAAGCAGCAGCTAAGTGATAATGTCATCTCCAGCTCCGAAGGCTGGATTACCGAGCTGTCTACTGAAGCTTTGAAAGACCTATTTACATTGCGGCGAGGATTAACAGACTAA